The genomic stretch CCTACGATCCACCGCGCGCGGCTGCCGTCCAATTGAGCGATCGAGCCGGTGCCTTCGGTCCTAGCAGGATCTGTGTTGTGGCTCGGGCCAAGTCAAAGGATGTGCCCCCGCATGGTCTCGTCGCAGCCAGCCCACCAGATCTGATGGCGGCCAGGTTCTACTGGCTGCTGGCGTCCAGATCAGACTGGGAGATGTGCGCTACGGCTGGATCTTCGTCGTGAAGGATGCCGTGAAGCCGTTGTTGGTGCGTCTAGCATGAAATTGGTGATGTTGCGGGATGTAGCCGGAAGGCCCTTTCGTGGTTTTGGTGGCTCTTGCTCCGGCCAATTTGCTTCGACGGTGAGATGCAATCTACAAATGACAACTTGACACAGAGGGTGTGATTGTGCAGTGGTGCCAAGCCCCAACATTGCTCTGAGATTGTGGAAAAGTGGTGGCGACAACAGATGATTGACTCCGAGTTGATGGTGCTTCTTGAGTACCTGGTCTCGAGCTCCGGTGAAAAACAGACCTAGGATTTTCATCCCGGAGCTCGAGACCAGGTACTCAAGAAGCACCATCAACTCGGAGTCAATCATCTGTTGTCGCCACCACTTTTCCACAATCCTAGAGCAATGTTGGGGCTTGGCACCACTGCACAATCACACCCTCTGTGTCAAGTTGTCATTTGTAGATTGCATCTCACCGTCGAAGCAAATTGGCCGGAGCAAGAGCCACCAAAACCACGAAAGGGCCTTCCGGCTACATCCCGCAACATCACCAATTTCATGCTAGACGCACCAACAACGGCTTCACGGCATCCTTCACGACGAAGATCCAGCCGTAGCGCACATCTCCCAGTCTGATTTGGACGCCAGCAGCCAGTAGAACCTGGCCGCCATCAGATCTGGTGGGCTGGCTGCGACGAGACCATGCGGGGGCACATCCTTTGACTTGGCCCGAGCCACAACACAGATCCTGCTAGGACCGAAggcaccggctcgatcgatcaaTTGGAGTGCAGCCGCGAGCGATGGATCGAAGGCATCCGCCCGATCTGTTGAAGCGCCGACGTGAGTGATCCAATCGCTGGATCAAAGGCACCGACTTGATTGGAGCGCCGGCGTGAGTGATCCAGTCGCTGGATCGAAGGCACCGGCGTGAGGGATCGAGTCCTGGATCTGATGCGAACTATGAGCAATCGAGTCCCTGGATCCGATGCAAACTAACATTCACTGTGGGGTCGAGTAGAGAGGGGATTGAGAGGGGAAAGGGGCGCCCCGCCGCCACCCCGGCTGGCCAGGAGGCCGACGGCGGCAGCGGCGAGGGGGGGGGCACTGGGAGGAGGTTCGCTGTGGCAGGTTACGATCCTCCTAGCAACAGCAACAGGATCTTTCGATTCTCTCTCACTAAACTTCTACTTGACTATCCAGGAATCTCACCATTTTTTTAAACAAAGTTACATAGATGCACACATACATGTACAGACACTCACCTCTATGAACACATGCATGTTCAACCTATCCCCGCGAGCATCTCTAAAACACTGAGCCGGCATCACATTTTGAGATTGACGAAGTCAACACAGACGCCTCGTAGTCAACAGGAACATCTCTCCCACTGAACGAACATCGCTGAAAAGTCTGAAATAAATCTAAGAAAATGCGAGCACCAATGACAAGTCTAAAACTTAAACCCTGGTAGGTTGGTTCCACCACAAGGAATCTAACAATCTAAGTTAGCTCAGTTTGCATCCAGGAACTTATCTCTATATTTTTGCGGTCTCAAATTGAGGCAGCACCCCTTTGTGCTGCAAATGTATATCACATGTGCGTACAAAACAAAACGCAGCCATGCGCATCCCAACTGTTATCTAAAACATCCCCTCATGTAGCCGGGTGCCTAACTTGTCATGTTCACGTCCCTCTCTGAAGCGACTCGGGGGAACCCTAgctccctccgccgccggccctCCTCCACCCTCCCTCCCCCATCGCCGCTGCCGAGGGACACAGTCGGGCAAAGCCCAGGCagtgccggcggcggcggggccccCCAATGGATTGATCTCCTTGGACAAGTAACTCGATTAGGGACCGTAAATGGCAAATGAACGACGTCTGCAAGTCCATTTAGTAagttttagctagctagataTTTCATTTTCCCTGATTTTTTTATTGGACTGTTAGACCATAAGTGGGTTTAAACGGGATTAAATGCTACTCGGTTTACATCCCTAAACTCAATTACTCATTCTGCATTTTTGGGCATTGTACTTCATCCGGCGTGTAAGGATCAAGAATGATAACTCTAGTTGAAAAACAAAGAAAGAGTAAAGTACACAAAGAAGAAACGTACGAAAAAGAACAGTTGCAAGTACCAACAAGATGGTTAGGTGGCCTCAGTTTGGGAAATCAATAATTGTAAAAATGGGAAAGACGGTTGGTACGAGCATTGATCAACGACTAAAGTTCATCATGTGGAATGCTCATATATGCTTTCTCTCTAAAGATGAGATTCCTCAACATAGTTCAGTTTGCAATTGATTCTCAGTTACCATCAGACGAAACAGCGCACAGAGAAGTTGGAGCTATACATTCCTGATAAAATATCAAATCATCAACTAAATTGCCCAATGGACAACATACTGTGCCTCCCTGCGCTCCTAGAAGCTAAACCATCAGGAAGCCTGAAGATGAACGCGACAGTGACTGGGTATTCCTCTCGATCCTCCACGACCACGATACCTAACTGTTGAGCGATGAGGAGGTAGCAGGTAGCGGCGTCTCCTGGTCAGCCGAGGAAGACGTGGACGTTGACGGCGAGGATGAGGATGGCGATGAGGGCGAAGTAGATGACGGCGTGGACGAGTATGGAGATGCCGCTGGTCTGAAAGTTGCCGAACTCCACCATCCTGCCCTTGCCGGGGATCTGGAACAGCAGCCCCGGCGAGAGGAGGATGAAGAGCACCAGGCCGATGAACACCGGCGCCCAGTCCGCCATGCCCCTTAGCTCCCTGCTACAGGACTCGCCGGTTTGATCTCTCCTCGCCCCCACGGTTGCAGCTGGGCTCACCCTCTGGTTCCTTCGCCTGCTCTGTGATTGTAGGACCTGGGGACAGTGGAAGGAGTGTGATGAGTGAGGCCACGAGCGGGTGGGAGTGTGACTGTGTATATATGGCCTTTGGCGAGGGATCGGAGCCAACTGGGCACACAGGATCCCAAACCGACGCACACGGTCACCACCAGCGCGCCATGCCTTTCCGCACGCTCGTGACGTGTGCTCGTCCG from Triticum urartu cultivar G1812 unplaced genomic scaffold, Tu2.1 TuUngrouped_contig_5569, whole genome shotgun sequence encodes the following:
- the LOC125529389 gene encoding uncharacterized protein LOC125529389, translating into MADWAPVFIGLVLFILLSPGLLFQIPGKGRMVEFGNFQTSGISILVHAVIYFALIAILILAVNVHVFLG